From one Cyprinus carpio isolate SPL01 chromosome B3, ASM1834038v1, whole genome shotgun sequence genomic stretch:
- the LOC109048432 gene encoding RING finger protein 222-like has product MDEEAQDSECPVCFESLSDSTRTLSCGHHFCHDCLVRTLLHTSLKGSIKRDNILCPVCRHLTFITKLHGFTVSTVEAKKIGKTLEVPSSVFPLGCICRCLRSISCGLCSRRLVCPKDTSEVFIISELGRPMTEGDVTDNGTTSAMQQGYSSHGRRLCTISCCLLILMITFTLLALVAATLPWVLLA; this is encoded by the coding sequence ATGGATGAGGAGGCTCAGGACAGCGAGTGTCCGGTATGTTTCGAGAGTCTTTCGGACAGCACGAGGACGCTCAGCTGCGGGCATCACTTCTGCCATGACTGCTTAGTACGAACTCTGCTGCACACCAGCCTGAAGGGATCCATTAAACGGGATAATATCCTCTGCCCGGTCTGCAGACACCTGACATTCATCACAAAGCTCCACGGATTCACAGTCTCAACGGTTGAAGCCAAAAAGATCGGAAAGACACTGGAAGTACCCTCTTCTGTGTTCCCTCTTGGCTGTATCTGCAGGTGTCTGAGGAGTATTTCATGTGGACTATGTAGTCGAAGACTCGTCTGTCCTAAAGACACCTCAGAAGTGTTCATCATCAGTGAGCTGGGTCGACCCATGACAGAGGGTGATGTTACTGACAACGGGACAACTTCAGCCATGCAGCAGGGCTACAGCAGCCATGGACGGAGGCTTTGCACCATCTCCTGCTGCCTTCTGATCCTAATGATCACTTTCACCTTACTGGCTCTGGTGGCTGCCACACTTCCATGGGTTTTGCTGGCTTGA